In one window of Chloroflexota bacterium DNA:
- a CDS encoding ArsR family transcriptional regulator, whose protein sequence is MAFMLPPEQREEFAPMQAEICAALAHPQRILMLCALAEHPYHVSGLAEHLGISQPVASRHLRTLREQGLVCATRKGAMVEYRLADPRLLEALRVFREVLQERLARRASLLEVAAAAERSPQP, encoded by the coding sequence ATGGCTTTCATGCTCCCGCCCGAACAGCGAGAAGAATTTGCCCCGATGCAGGCCGAAATTTGTGCGGCGTTAGCGCATCCGCAGCGCATTTTGATGCTGTGTGCGCTGGCCGAGCACCCTTACCATGTCAGCGGGTTGGCCGAGCATCTGGGCATCAGCCAGCCTGTGGCTTCCCGCCATTTGCGCACGTTGCGGGAACAGGGGCTGGTGTGTGCCACTCGCAAGGGGGCGATGGTGGAGTATCGCCTGGCAGACCCCAGGTTACTGGAGGCCTTGCGGGTCTTCCGTGAAGTTTTGCAAGAGCGCCTTGCCCGGCGCGCCAGTTTGCTGGAAGTCGCTGCTGCCGCAGAGCGCAGTCCGCAACCCTAA
- a CDS encoding tetrathionate reductase family octaheme c-type cytochrome codes for MDKKPTWLLGLVGILLVVIVPIWVLWPKPAQPQGDPWAHLPKYQPHVDHSAIIQGPFETGQDVTKTCLECHPNAAKDFMHTSHWQWLSEKAFNIPGHDKPIRLGKLYSFNNFCINTEGNQRVCMTCHTGYGWTEEAPTDFSNPDNVDCLICHADPSKYGRGAYGNPADGVDLVAAAKSVRNPTRANCLTCHAYGGGGDNVKHGDISSALYHPDAATDVHMGKYDFQCTTCHRTEHHEIKGKLINLNYTVDPKEQVQCTDCHSSAPHKDPRLNEHVKSVACQACHVPEVAEKIPTKVYWNWATAGKDLPQNHFHYLKIKGDFRYVKNLIPTYIWFNGNEAERYVKGDKIDPTKITYINKPAGSINDPTAKIFPFKIHVTMQPYDKKYMYLLAPLTAGKDGFWTNFNWDQAFKLAEPHTGLKFSGEFGFTKTYMYWPLTHMVKPKEQALQCVDCHGPEGRLDWQALGYPGDPMQWGGRFDTNH; via the coding sequence ATGGACAAAAAACCAACATGGTTGCTGGGCCTGGTCGGCATTCTCCTGGTGGTCATTGTGCCTATTTGGGTGCTGTGGCCGAAACCCGCTCAACCCCAGGGTGATCCGTGGGCGCACCTCCCGAAATATCAGCCCCACGTGGACCACTCCGCCATCATCCAGGGGCCGTTTGAGACGGGGCAGGATGTCACCAAGACCTGTCTGGAATGTCACCCGAATGCTGCGAAGGATTTCATGCACACTTCTCACTGGCAATGGCTGAGTGAGAAGGCTTTCAACATCCCCGGCCACGACAAACCAATTCGGCTGGGGAAGTTGTATTCCTTCAACAACTTCTGCATCAACACAGAAGGCAACCAGCGGGTGTGCATGACGTGCCACACGGGCTATGGGTGGACGGAGGAGGCTCCCACCGATTTCTCGAACCCCGACAACGTCGACTGCTTGATTTGCCATGCTGACCCCAGTAAGTATGGGCGCGGCGCCTACGGCAATCCGGCGGATGGGGTGGATCTGGTGGCGGCGGCCAAGAGCGTCCGGAACCCCACGCGCGCCAATTGTTTGACCTGCCATGCTTATGGCGGTGGCGGCGACAACGTCAAACATGGCGACATCAGCAGCGCGCTCTACCACCCTGACGCTGCCACAGACGTGCACATGGGTAAATACGACTTCCAGTGCACCACCTGCCATCGCACTGAGCACCACGAAATCAAGGGCAAACTCATCAACTTGAACTACACCGTAGACCCGAAGGAACAGGTGCAGTGCACGGACTGCCACAGCAGCGCACCGCACAAAGACCCCCGCTTGAACGAGCATGTCAAGTCGGTGGCCTGCCAGGCGTGTCATGTGCCCGAAGTGGCTGAAAAGATTCCCACCAAGGTCTATTGGAACTGGGCGACTGCCGGCAAAGACCTGCCACAGAACCACTTCCATTACCTGAAGATCAAAGGCGACTTCCGCTATGTCAAGAACCTCATCCCGACCTACATCTGGTTCAACGGCAACGAAGCGGAGCGCTATGTGAAGGGCGACAAGATCGATCCCACCAAGATCACTTACATCAACAAGCCCGCGGGCAGCATCAACGACCCCACGGCCAAGATCTTCCCCTTCAAGATCCACGTGACGATGCAGCCCTATGACAAGAAGTATATGTACCTGCTGGCCCCGTTGACGGCTGGTAAAGATGGCTTCTGGACCAACTTCAACTGGGATCAGGCCTTCAAACTGGCCGAACCGCACACCGGGCTGAAGTTCAGCGGTGAGTTTGGCTTCACGAAGACTTACATGTACTGGCCGTTGACCCACATGGTCAAGCCGAAAGAACAGGCGCTGCAATGCGTAGACTGCCATGGCCCCGAAGGGCGCCTGGACTGGCAGGCTTTGGGCTATCCGGGCGACCCGATGCAATGGGGTGGCCGCTTTGACACCAACCACTAA
- a CDS encoding alpha/beta hydrolase: MCPQPSSPAMHYLDPAPQHSETVLLLHGLGSTAASWQAQLTALAEAGFRPIAVDLPGFGKTPHRGPWSPQRAAAAALALLESLDALPAHVVGISMGGTVALAAALEFPKKVRSLTLVNTFAALRPEGLREWAYFALRMVVVHTVGLEVQGRTVVKHIFPKAGQEAMREALLAEIRQADPRAYRAAMRALARFNVVSRLGEIHCPTLVVTGEEDATIPPTVQAELARGIPGARHVVISGAGHAVIADSPEAFNRALLEFLTT; this comes from the coding sequence ATGTGCCCCCAACCTTCTTCCCCCGCCATGCACTACCTTGACCCCGCGCCGCAGCACTCAGAAACCGTGCTGCTGCTCCACGGCCTGGGCTCGACGGCGGCCTCGTGGCAGGCACAACTGACCGCCCTGGCCGAAGCGGGTTTCCGCCCCATTGCCGTCGACCTGCCCGGCTTCGGGAAAACGCCGCACCGCGGCCCGTGGTCGCCGCAGCGTGCAGCCGCCGCGGCCCTCGCTTTGCTGGAAAGCCTCGACGCGCTGCCCGCCCACGTGGTTGGCATTTCCATGGGCGGCACGGTCGCCCTGGCCGCAGCCCTGGAATTCCCCAAAAAGGTGCGCTCGCTCACCCTGGTCAACACCTTTGCCGCGCTGCGCCCCGAAGGGCTGCGTGAGTGGGCTTACTTCGCCCTGCGGATGGTAGTGGTGCACACCGTAGGGCTGGAAGTCCAGGGGCGCACGGTCGTGAAGCACATCTTCCCCAAAGCGGGGCAGGAAGCCATGAGAGAGGCGCTGTTGGCCGAAATACGGCAGGCCGACCCGCGCGCCTACCGCGCTGCCATGCGGGCGCTGGCGCGCTTCAATGTGGTCTCCCGCCTTGGGGAAATCCACTGCCCCACCCTGGTCGTCACCGGCGAGGAAGACGCCACCATCCCCCCGACAGTGCAGGCCGAACTCGCCCGCGGCATTCCAGGGGCGCGGCACGTCGTCATCTCCGGCGCGGGCCACGCCGTGATTGCCGACAGCCCCGAAGCGTTCAACCGCGCCCTGCTGGAATTCCTGACTACCTGA
- a CDS encoding GIY-YIG nuclease family protein, whose translation MPPTCSSPEALPALPGAYWLALALPHSTRVRIGRLGAALFPQGYYVYTGSAHGPGGVRARLGRHLRGSPRRRWHIDFLRVEAAPLAWGWTTATDPPTPWECRWAQSLAASPGAFIPLPGFGASDCRAGCPAHLVGFPSLAALQNAVFTATRGTMEACWP comes from the coding sequence ATGCCGCCCACCTGTTCATCCCCCGAAGCCCTCCCCGCGCTGCCGGGCGCCTATTGGCTGGCTTTGGCCCTGCCCCACTCCACCCGCGTGCGCATCGGCCGGTTGGGAGCAGCCCTTTTCCCCCAAGGGTATTACGTTTACACCGGCAGCGCCCACGGCCCCGGCGGTGTGCGCGCCCGCCTGGGAAGGCACTTGCGCGGCAGCCCGCGCCGCCGCTGGCATATTGACTTCCTCCGCGTAGAGGCTGCGCCTCTCGCCTGGGGGTGGACGACGGCCACCGACCCTCCCACCCCCTGGGAATGCCGCTGGGCTCAGTCCCTGGCTGCTTCCCCCGGGGCTTTCATTCCCCTTCCCGGTTTCGGCGCTTCCGATTGCCGCGCGGGTTGCCCCGCCCACCTGGTGGGGTTTCCCTCCCTGGCGGCGCTGCAAAACGCGGTCTTCACCGCAACTCGCGGTACAATGGAAGCCTGCTGGCCGTAA
- a CDS encoding RluA family pseudouridine synthase, producing the protein MPETARTVAFPFAGDHPQRLDKFLTAALEGTYSRSRIQAWIKEGRVTVNGETVTKTGFALEAPATITVAIPPILPTTLVPEAIPLDVLFENDDVLVVNKPAGMVVHPSPGHSSGTLVHAALAHAPEMLGVGGEHRPGIVHRLDKDTSGVIILAKNDAAHQFLQAQFKARTTHKVYLALVDGAPPTPTGRIEAPIDRDPAHRKRMKVVPPGKGRPAVTEYRTLEAFPHHTLIEAHPLTGRTHQIRVHLAFLGCPVVADPLYGRRRSSLPITRHALHAYSLTITLPGETAPRTFAAPLPEDMQDVLAALRQANRPQKN; encoded by the coding sequence ATGCCTGAAACCGCCCGCACGGTCGCCTTCCCCTTTGCCGGCGACCACCCCCAACGGCTCGACAAATTCCTCACCGCGGCGCTGGAAGGCACCTATTCCCGCAGCCGCATTCAAGCATGGATCAAAGAAGGCCGCGTGACGGTGAACGGGGAGACGGTCACCAAAACCGGCTTTGCCCTGGAAGCCCCAGCCACCATCACCGTTGCCATTCCCCCGATTTTGCCCACCACCTTAGTGCCGGAAGCCATCCCGCTGGACGTGCTCTTCGAGAACGACGATGTACTGGTCGTTAACAAGCCCGCGGGGATGGTCGTCCACCCCTCGCCCGGCCACAGCAGCGGCACCTTGGTGCACGCCGCGCTGGCGCATGCGCCCGAAATGCTGGGCGTGGGTGGCGAACACCGCCCCGGCATCGTCCATCGCCTGGACAAAGACACCTCGGGCGTCATCATTCTGGCAAAGAACGACGCCGCCCACCAGTTCCTGCAAGCGCAGTTCAAAGCCCGCACCACCCACAAAGTCTACCTCGCGCTGGTAGACGGCGCGCCTCCCACGCCCACAGGCCGCATCGAAGCCCCCATCGACCGTGACCCCGCCCACCGCAAACGGATGAAAGTCGTCCCGCCGGGCAAAGGCCGCCCCGCGGTGACCGAATATCGCACCCTCGAAGCCTTCCCCCACCACACGCTCATCGAAGCCCATCCCCTCACCGGCCGCACCCACCAGATCCGCGTCCATCTGGCCTTCCTCGGCTGCCCGGTGGTAGCCGACCCGCTCTATGGCCGCCGTCGTTCCTCGCTGCCCATCACCCGCCACGCCCTGCACGCTTACAGCCTGACCATCACCCTCCCCGGCGAAACCGCCCCCCGCACCTTCGCCGCCCCCCTGCCAGAGGATATGCAAGATGTGCTGGCAGCATTGAGGCAAGCAAACCGCCCGCAGAAAAATTGA
- a CDS encoding tetratricopeptide repeat protein, which translates to MRSSRLTFLFFLLFFVLLACSLPAPAGLWATPTPSPTFTPSPSPTPTVTPTPTPTPTPQPSGWLTNGQRALFEGDWDTARAAFQQAQAQSADPAVLAAAQLGLGRADLYARHYATALDAFRAVITTYPNTAAATDAYFYLAEAYQALERYAEAAEAYQAFLQHRPGYIDAYLYEWMGDNRFNAGDYNGAASAYQAALKASPPQDRIYGIKLGIARAHHMEGDLTTAIAEYQALYQADANGYRRALLDWYIGQAYTALHDLEHAHEAYLDAVNNYPAAYQAYLALTQLVKDGVPVDDLNRGLTDYFAGQYGVAVQAFDRYLNAQPGGSDTALYYKGLALRAMGNAAEATTAWQALIDGYPQSRFWDKAWEQKAYTEWAYLDLYDKATDTLLAFVQAAPTHPRAAEFLFDAARVQVRAGNLARAAALWERVAREYPSSGYAFRSLYLAAITTHRLGNDETARGLLQEAADAAAKAENRAAAYLWLGKLRAAAGDQAGARNAWQLATAADPTGYYSERARDLLDGRPPFTPPPAFHLPTNWEAERQQAAAWVRSRFELAASPADLLTPGHLASDPRFIRGSELWRLGRYEEAKAEFENLRAAVADSPADTFRLAEYFRQIGLYRSAVFAARHVLDLAGLDDAATLTAAPPYFAHLRFGTFYSDLVLPAAQAYGFHPLFLFAVLRQESLFEGFVHSSAGARGLMQLMPATAQEIYQQTGWPPDFTADDLYRPKVSITYGAHYLARQRDYLKGDLYAALAAYNAGPGNAARWQQAAHGDPDLLLEVIPYSQTRDYIRRIYETFVIYRNLYGTMPPG; encoded by the coding sequence ATGCGCTCTTCCCGGTTGACCTTCCTTTTCTTCCTGCTTTTCTTCGTGCTACTGGCATGCAGTTTGCCCGCGCCTGCCGGGCTTTGGGCCACGCCCACGCCTTCCCCTACTTTCACGCCTTCCCCTTCGCCCACGCCCACCGTTACCCCCACGCCCACGCCGACGCCCACGCCGCAGCCCTCCGGCTGGCTGACCAACGGCCAGCGGGCGCTTTTCGAAGGCGATTGGGATACCGCGCGGGCCGCCTTCCAGCAAGCCCAGGCCCAAAGCGCCGACCCTGCCGTGCTGGCCGCCGCGCAACTCGGTTTGGGGCGCGCTGACCTTTACGCTCGCCATTACGCGACCGCCCTCGACGCCTTCCGGGCTGTCATCACCACCTACCCCAACACCGCTGCCGCCACCGACGCCTATTTCTACCTCGCCGAAGCCTACCAGGCGCTGGAACGCTACGCCGAGGCTGCCGAGGCGTATCAGGCCTTCCTGCAACATCGCCCCGGCTACATCGACGCTTACCTCTACGAGTGGATGGGCGACAACCGCTTCAACGCGGGCGACTACAACGGCGCGGCTTCGGCTTACCAGGCTGCCCTCAAGGCTTCCCCACCCCAAGACCGCATCTACGGCATCAAACTGGGCATCGCTCGCGCCCATCACATGGAAGGCGACCTGACCACCGCCATTGCCGAATACCAGGCGCTCTACCAGGCCGACGCCAACGGCTACCGCCGCGCCCTGCTGGACTGGTACATCGGCCAGGCTTACACCGCTTTGCACGACCTCGAACACGCTCATGAAGCCTACCTCGACGCCGTCAACAACTACCCCGCGGCTTATCAGGCCTACCTGGCCCTCACCCAACTGGTCAAAGACGGCGTGCCGGTCGATGACCTCAACCGCGGGCTCACCGACTACTTCGCCGGGCAATATGGCGTCGCGGTGCAGGCTTTCGACCGCTACCTCAACGCCCAGCCCGGCGGCAGCGACACCGCGCTCTACTACAAAGGGCTGGCGCTGCGGGCGATGGGCAACGCCGCCGAGGCCACGACCGCCTGGCAGGCGCTCATCGACGGCTACCCCCAAAGCCGCTTTTGGGATAAAGCCTGGGAACAAAAAGCCTACACCGAATGGGCTTACCTCGACCTGTACGACAAAGCCACCGACACCCTGCTGGCTTTCGTGCAGGCCGCCCCCACCCACCCGCGCGCCGCCGAGTTCCTTTTCGACGCCGCCCGCGTACAGGTGCGTGCCGGCAACCTGGCCCGCGCTGCCGCCCTGTGGGAACGCGTCGCGCGGGAATACCCCTCTTCTGGCTACGCCTTTCGCAGCCTGTACCTGGCGGCCATCACCACCCACCGCTTAGGGAACGACGAAACGGCGCGGGGGCTGCTGCAGGAAGCCGCCGACGCCGCCGCCAAAGCCGAAAACCGCGCCGCCGCCTACCTCTGGCTGGGAAAACTGCGCGCGGCCGCGGGCGACCAGGCCGGGGCGCGCAACGCCTGGCAACTCGCGACCGCCGCCGACCCCACCGGCTATTACAGCGAGCGCGCCCGCGACCTGCTCGATGGCCGCCCTCCCTTCACGCCGCCCCCGGCCTTCCACCTGCCCACCAACTGGGAAGCCGAGCGCCAGCAGGCTGCCGCGTGGGTGCGCAGCCGCTTCGAACTGGCCGCCTCGCCCGCAGACCTGCTCACCCCCGGCCACCTCGCCAGCGACCCCCGCTTTATTCGCGGCAGCGAACTGTGGCGCCTGGGGCGCTACGAGGAAGCCAAAGCCGAATTCGAAAACCTGCGCGCCGCGGTGGCCGACAGCCCCGCCGACACCTTCCGCCTGGCCGAATACTTCCGGCAAATCGGGCTCTACCGCAGCGCCGTGTTCGCCGCCCGCCATGTGCTCGACCTGGCCGGGCTCGACGACGCCGCCACCCTCACTGCGGCCCCGCCTTACTTTGCCCACCTGCGCTTCGGCACTTTTTACAGCGACCTGGTGCTGCCTGCCGCGCAGGCTTATGGCTTCCATCCCCTCTTCCTCTTTGCCGTGCTGCGGCAGGAATCCCTTTTCGAAGGGTTCGTGCATTCCTCGGCAGGCGCGCGGGGGCTGATGCAACTCATGCCCGCCACCGCCCAGGAAATCTACCAGCAGACCGGCTGGCCGCCCGACTTCACCGCCGACGACCTCTACCGCCCCAAGGTCAGCATCACCTACGGCGCACACTACCTCGCCCGCCAGCGCGATTACCTGAAAGGCGACCTCTACGCCGCGCTGGCCGCCTACAATGCCGGGCCGGGTAACGCCGCACGCTGGCAACAAGCCGCCCACGGCGACCCCGACCTGCTGCTGGAAGTCATTCCTTACAGCCAAACCCGCGACTACATCCGCCGTATTTACGAAACCTTTGTCATCTACCGCAACCTCTACGGCACCATGCCCCCCGGCTAA
- a CDS encoding signal peptidase II, with the protein MLKTLKAYGFLFLIGGGVLLADQTAKAWIEAHIPFARQTTPFAALPWLHITNWHNSGMAFGLGQAWGPVLLALGVVYALGVLLAFPAIARSGWWLRWGMAIQWGGALGNLLDRLRHGYVTDFIAVGRFPVFNLADAAISLSVAFLLLGELFADDEPAPETPPHAPDAETSPAPEETPHA; encoded by the coding sequence ATGCTGAAAACCCTCAAAGCCTATGGCTTCCTTTTTCTAATCGGCGGCGGCGTGCTGCTCGCCGACCAAACTGCCAAAGCCTGGATCGAAGCACACATTCCCTTCGCGCGGCAGACCACGCCTTTCGCCGCGCTGCCGTGGCTGCACATCACCAACTGGCACAACAGCGGCATGGCCTTCGGCCTCGGCCAGGCCTGGGGGCCGGTGCTGCTGGCGCTGGGCGTGGTGTACGCCCTGGGGGTGCTGCTGGCCTTCCCGGCCATTGCCCGCAGTGGCTGGTGGCTGCGCTGGGGCATGGCCATTCAATGGGGCGGCGCCCTGGGTAACCTGCTCGACCGCCTGCGCCACGGCTACGTCACCGATTTCATCGCGGTGGGGCGCTTCCCGGTGTTCAACCTTGCCGATGCCGCCATCAGCCTGAGCGTGGCCTTCCTGCTGCTGGGCGAATTGTTCGCCGACGACGAGCCTGCCCCCGAAACGCCCCCTCATGCACCCGACGCCGAAACCTCACCCGCGCCCGAAGAAACACCCCATGCCTGA